One genomic segment of Flavobacteriaceae bacterium includes these proteins:
- the clpP gene encoding ATP-dependent Clp endopeptidase proteolytic subunit ClpP, whose protein sequence is MNYGEEFEKYATKHHGISSTYYHKITSSLTPYIMEERQLNITQMDVFSRLMMDRVIFLGTDINDQIANVIQAQLLFLESTDVSKDISIYINSPGGSVYAGLGIYDTIQFIKPNVATICTGMAASMGAVLMCAGEKGKRSALPHARIMIHQPLGGAQGQASDIEITTREILKLKDELYAIIAKHSGQTVEKVHHDSDRDYWMKANEAKAYGMIDEILVRG, encoded by the coding sequence ATGAATTACGGAGAAGAGTTCGAAAAATACGCCACGAAACATCATGGGATAAGTAGCACCTACTATCACAAAATTACAAGTAGCTTAACACCATATATCATGGAAGAACGCCAGTTGAACATTACCCAGATGGATGTTTTTTCCAGGTTGATGATGGACAGGGTCATTTTTTTAGGGACTGACATCAATGACCAGATAGCAAATGTAATCCAGGCACAATTGTTATTTTTGGAGAGCACGGACGTCTCAAAAGATATTTCTATTTATATTAATTCTCCGGGAGGCAGTGTTTATGCGGGTTTAGGCATTTATGACACCATACAGTTTATAAAGCCGAACGTGGCGACCATCTGTACGGGAATGGCTGCTTCTATGGGAGCTGTACTCATGTGCGCAGGGGAAAAAGGAAAACGTTCTGCTTTACCACATGCCAGAATTATGATTCACCAACCACTGGGAGGTGCACAAGGGCAGGCATCAGATATAGAAATTACGACAAGAGAAATCTTAAAGCTAAAAGACGAGTTATATGCCATTATAGCCAAACACTCCGGACAAACCGTAGAAAAAGTACACCACGATTCTGACAGGGATTATTGGATGAAGGCCAATGAGGCAAAAGCATATGGGATGATCGATGAAATTTTAGTTAGAGGATAG
- a CDS encoding GNAT family N-acetyltransferase: MGLVTSKDISKATGVDKFGFLGTFLGWMLLKILRISTCNRIYNRNKEKKKIHFLNSLLEEFQITFEVPEEDLKRIPKTGAFLTVSNHPLGGIDGILLLKLLLEYRSDFKIIANFLLHKVQPLNPYVMPVNPFENHKDAKSSIAGIKAALQHLSQGGSLGIFPAGEVSTCKEGNLIVDKPWEEGAIKLIKKAHVPIVPIYFHAKNSKLFYTFARISDMLRTAKLPSELLSQKNRIIKVRVGKPIAVADQNQYKDIPCFSDFLRKKTYMLANPYEKAAQKILLKQHLKIPKSPKKITSQKNIDLFIKEVDKLRKSDGRLLESKNYEVFFAKAKDIPNLLHEIGRLREVTFRDVGEGTNNALDLDGFDKYYHHLFLWDRSESKLVGAYRMGLGKNICKKYGITGFYIHTLFRFEPELHAMMENTIEMGRAFIINEYQQKPMPLFLLWKGIVHVTLRYPDHKYLMGGVSISNQFSEFSKSLMIEFMKSHYYDPYVAQYIRPKKEYKVSLKDADKDFVFDATKADMQKFDKLIDEIEPGALRIPVLIKKYVKQNARLVAFNVDPKFNNAVDGLMYIKVADLPDSTVKPVMEEFQAELERKAFGNVSMN; encoded by the coding sequence ATGGGTTTAGTTACATCTAAAGATATCTCTAAAGCGACAGGAGTTGATAAATTCGGGTTTTTGGGCACATTTCTCGGTTGGATGCTATTAAAGATTCTTAGAATTTCTACCTGTAACAGAATATACAACAGGAATAAAGAAAAAAAAAAGATACATTTTCTAAATTCTTTATTAGAAGAATTTCAAATAACATTTGAAGTTCCCGAAGAAGATTTAAAGCGTATTCCGAAAACAGGAGCTTTTCTCACAGTATCAAATCATCCGCTTGGAGGCATAGATGGCATTTTACTCTTAAAATTATTATTAGAATACCGATCGGATTTTAAGATCATTGCAAATTTCTTACTACATAAAGTACAGCCTTTAAACCCATATGTAATGCCGGTAAATCCCTTTGAAAATCACAAGGACGCAAAGTCCAGCATAGCAGGCATAAAAGCAGCATTGCAACATTTAAGCCAGGGAGGGTCTTTAGGAATTTTTCCTGCGGGAGAAGTTTCTACCTGTAAAGAAGGAAATTTAATCGTAGATAAGCCATGGGAAGAAGGAGCTATAAAGCTCATCAAAAAAGCACACGTCCCAATAGTTCCTATTTATTTTCACGCTAAAAACAGTAAGTTGTTTTATACATTTGCCAGGATCAGCGACATGCTGAGAACAGCAAAATTGCCTTCGGAATTACTGTCCCAAAAAAATAGAATCATTAAGGTGCGGGTAGGAAAGCCTATTGCCGTAGCAGACCAAAACCAATATAAAGATATCCCTTGTTTTAGTGATTTTTTAAGGAAAAAAACCTACATGCTTGCAAACCCTTATGAAAAAGCAGCACAAAAAATATTATTGAAACAACATTTAAAGATTCCGAAATCTCCTAAAAAGATAACCTCGCAAAAAAACATAGACCTCTTTATTAAAGAGGTAGATAAATTAAGAAAAAGTGATGGCAGATTATTGGAAAGTAAGAATTATGAAGTCTTTTTTGCAAAGGCCAAAGACATTCCTAATCTTTTACACGAAATTGGGAGGTTAAGAGAAGTAACTTTTAGAGATGTCGGAGAAGGAACTAACAATGCATTAGATCTGGACGGGTTTGATAAATATTATCATCATTTATTCTTATGGGATCGATCTGAAAGTAAATTAGTAGGCGCATACAGAATGGGGTTAGGCAAAAATATTTGTAAAAAATACGGCATTACAGGCTTTTACATACATACCTTATTCCGTTTTGAACCGGAACTACATGCCATGATGGAAAATACCATAGAAATGGGCAGGGCTTTCATCATTAACGAATACCAACAAAAACCTATGCCTCTGTTCTTGCTGTGGAAAGGAATTGTACATGTTACATTGAGATATCCGGATCACAAGTATTTAATGGGAGGAGTAAGTATCAGTAATCAGTTTTCCGAATTTTCAAAATCATTAATGATTGAATTTATGAAATCTCATTACTATGACCCTTATGTGGCACAGTATATCCGGCCAAAGAAAGAATATAAAGTATCTTTAAAGGATGCGGATAAAGATTTTGTTTTTGATGCAACCAAAGCAGACATGCAAAAATTTGATAAATTAATTGACGAGATAGAACCGGGAGCTTTAAGAATACCTGTTCTCATTAAAAAATATGTGAAGCAAAATGCCAGACTGGTAGCGTTTAACGTAGATCCGAAATTTAATAATGCAGTAGACGGATTGATGTATATCAAGGTGGCAGACCTTCCGGACAGTACTGTAAAACCGGTGATGGAAGAATTTCAGGCTGAATTGGAAAGAAAAGCTTTTGGAAATGTATCAATGAATTAA
- the clpX gene encoding ATP-dependent Clp protease ATP-binding subunit ClpX encodes MSKEENLECSFCGRKKAETDLLIAGLDAHICDTCIKQANGIIEEEIAEAKTGDLSKELTLKKPVEIKKFLDQYVIGQDQTKRAMSVAVYNHYKRLLQSKDNKNEVEIEKSNIVLVGDTGTGKTLIARSIAKMLNVPFTIVDATVLTQAGYVGEDVESILSRLLQAADYNLEKAERGIVFIDEVDKIARKGDNPSITRDVSGEGVQQALLKLLEGTIVNVAPKGGRKHPEQKFIEVNTKNILFIAGGAFSGIDNIISRRLNMQAVGYNASLNDTHFDENNLLQYIIPSDLKSFGLIPEIIGRLPVLSFMNPLDKKTLRAILTEPKNSIIKQYTKLFEMDHIHFTIHDSVLEYIVDKAIAYKLGARGLRSLCEAILTDAMFELPSSDERAFVVTKKYAVAKLTKTTLKKLRTAS; translated from the coding sequence ATGTCTAAAGAAGAAAATCTGGAATGTTCATTTTGCGGACGTAAAAAAGCAGAAACGGATTTATTAATTGCCGGTTTGGATGCGCATATTTGTGACACCTGTATAAAGCAGGCAAATGGCATTATAGAAGAGGAAATTGCCGAAGCAAAAACAGGAGATTTATCAAAAGAACTTACCCTGAAAAAACCTGTAGAGATCAAAAAATTTCTGGATCAATATGTAATCGGCCAGGATCAAACTAAAAGAGCCATGTCTGTGGCAGTATATAATCACTACAAAAGATTATTACAATCTAAAGACAATAAAAATGAAGTAGAAATAGAAAAAAGCAATATTGTTTTAGTAGGAGATACGGGTACCGGCAAAACATTGATAGCCAGAAGCATTGCAAAAATGCTGAATGTTCCCTTTACTATTGTAGATGCTACGGTATTAACACAGGCGGGCTATGTGGGTGAAGATGTGGAAAGTATTTTAAGCAGGTTGCTGCAGGCAGCAGATTATAATTTGGAAAAAGCGGAAAGAGGTATTGTGTTTATTGATGAAGTTGATAAGATTGCCAGAAAAGGAGATAATCCGTCTATTACCAGAGATGTTTCGGGGGAAGGAGTACAACAAGCACTTCTGAAATTATTGGAAGGAACCATTGTGAATGTTGCTCCAAAGGGAGGAAGAAAGCATCCGGAGCAAAAATTTATTGAAGTAAATACAAAAAATATTTTATTTATTGCCGGAGGAGCATTTTCCGGAATAGATAACATCATAAGCAGGCGTTTAAATATGCAGGCAGTCGGATACAACGCTTCATTGAATGATACTCATTTTGACGAAAATAACTTATTACAATATATTATTCCATCCGATTTAAAATCGTTTGGGTTGATTCCGGAAATTATCGGGCGTTTGCCTGTACTGAGTTTTATGAACCCTCTGGATAAAAAAACATTAAGGGCAATTCTGACGGAACCGAAAAATTCCATCATCAAACAGTATACAAAATTGTTTGAAATGGACCATATCCATTTTACAATACATGATAGTGTTTTGGAATATATTGTAGACAAAGCCATAGCGTATAAACTTGGTGCGCGCGGACTACGCTCTTTATGTGAAGCTATTTTGACCGATGCCATGTTTGAATTACCAAGTTCTGATGAAAGAGCATTTGTGGTAACCAAAAAATATGCAGTAGCAAAACTTACTAAAACAACCCTGAAAAAATTAAGAACTGCATCTTAA
- a CDS encoding IS4 family transposase, with product MEKTNAITKSSELNSVLSSHFQGKINLARIKLISHFIIALCKVQTVTFEKLASAFETSVDSKSSLRRIQRFIAYYTLEADLITRLIFNLLPKQGGLILSIDSTNRKFGQTNINIFMLGVVYKGVAFPLLFTMLDKRGNSNSGERIELVNRFIRLFGKDVIKSIVADREFTGDRWLDFLNRNGIKYYIRIRNNFKVELPHKNKTIKASHLFNAYKINEFIYYPKIVRVNGQLCYLSGCKLHPKNGKPDFLIIVSFNEPDKALEQYKERWQIEMCFKAMKSSGFDIENTHLQDIERIKKLVLLVMIAFVWCYKVGIYLHHVSPIKIKKHDRKAKSIFKYGLDYIASVLLNPVNQNNINLTKFLSCT from the coding sequence ATGGAGAAAACCAATGCTATCACTAAAAGTAGTGAATTAAATTCAGTTTTAAGCTCTCATTTTCAAGGCAAGATCAATTTGGCAAGAATCAAACTCATATCACATTTCATTATTGCTCTTTGCAAGGTGCAGACCGTTACATTTGAAAAGTTAGCCAGTGCTTTTGAGACCTCTGTTGATTCAAAATCTTCTTTGAGACGTATCCAAAGGTTTATTGCCTATTATACATTAGAGGCAGATTTAATTACACGTCTTATTTTTAATCTACTTCCTAAGCAAGGAGGATTGATCTTGAGTATTGATAGCACCAACCGGAAGTTTGGACAGACCAATATCAACATCTTTATGTTGGGCGTGGTCTATAAAGGGGTGGCTTTTCCGTTGTTGTTTACTATGCTTGATAAGCGCGGTAACTCCAACAGTGGGGAACGTATAGAACTAGTGAATCGTTTTATTAGGCTCTTTGGCAAAGATGTTATCAAATCCATTGTGGCTGATAGAGAGTTTACAGGGGATCGTTGGTTGGACTTCTTGAACAGAAATGGAATCAAATACTATATACGTATTCGTAACAATTTTAAGGTAGAGCTTCCCCATAAGAACAAGACTATCAAAGCATCGCACTTGTTCAATGCATATAAAATCAATGAGTTTATCTATTATCCTAAAATTGTACGAGTTAATGGACAGCTTTGCTACCTTTCAGGATGCAAGTTGCATCCCAAAAATGGAAAGCCTGACTTTTTAATCATTGTATCGTTCAATGAACCTGATAAAGCATTAGAGCAGTACAAAGAACGATGGCAAATAGAGATGTGTTTCAAAGCTATGAAATCTAGTGGGTTTGATATCGAAAATACACACCTACAAGATATTGAACGCATCAAAAAATTAGTGTTGCTGGTGATGATAGCTTTTGTATGGTGCTATAAAGTAGGAATATACCTGCATCATGTAAGCCCTATAAAGATCAAAAAACATGATAGAAAGGCTAAAAGTATTTTCAAATATGGATTGGATTATATTGCTTCTGTGCTGTTAAACCCTGTAAATCAAAACAATATAAACCTGACTAAATTTTTGTCATGTACTTAG
- a CDS encoding class 1 fructose-bisphosphatase, which produces MAKTNQTLGEFIIENQSSFKYTSGELSRLINSIRLAAKVVNHEVNKAGLVDIIGTIGDKNVQGEDQKKLDVYANDTFIQTLKNRNIVCGIASEEEDDFIVINSQDENHQNKYVVLIDPLDGSSNIDVNVSVGTIFSVYRRVTVVGTPVQLEDFLQKGNKQVAAGYIVYGTSTMLVYTTGHGVNGFTLNPAIGSYYLSHPDMKFPEDGIIYSVNEGNYIHFPQGIKNYIKYCQEEESDRPYKSRYIGSLVSDFHRNMIKGGIYLYPKSSKNSNGKLRLLYECNPMAFLAEQANGKASDGYTRILDIEPTELHQRVPFICGSRNMVQKVEEFMKNS; this is translated from the coding sequence ATGGCAAAAACAAATCAAACATTAGGGGAGTTTATTATCGAAAATCAATCGTCTTTTAAATACACTTCCGGCGAATTATCCCGGCTTATAAATTCGATTCGACTGGCAGCTAAAGTGGTAAATCATGAAGTTAATAAAGCCGGTTTAGTAGATATTATCGGCACTATAGGAGATAAAAATGTACAGGGAGAAGATCAGAAAAAATTAGATGTTTATGCCAATGATACGTTTATACAAACACTGAAGAACAGAAATATTGTCTGCGGAATTGCCAGTGAAGAAGAAGACGATTTTATTGTGATTAACAGTCAAGATGAAAACCATCAAAACAAATACGTGGTTTTGATTGACCCTTTGGACGGTTCTTCTAATATAGATGTAAATGTTTCCGTTGGAACTATCTTCTCCGTATACAGGAGGGTAACAGTAGTGGGGACTCCTGTTCAATTAGAAGATTTTTTACAAAAAGGGAATAAGCAGGTTGCTGCCGGTTATATCGTTTACGGAACCTCTACCATGCTTGTATATACTACCGGCCACGGCGTAAACGGATTTACATTAAACCCTGCTATTGGCAGTTATTACTTATCGCATCCTGATATGAAATTTCCGGAAGATGGTATTATCTATTCTGTAAATGAAGGTAATTATATTCATTTCCCTCAGGGGATAAAAAATTATATCAAGTACTGCCAGGAAGAAGAGAGCGACAGGCCATATAAAAGTCGGTATATTGGTTCTCTGGTATCTGATTTTCACAGGAATATGATTAAAGGAGGGATTTATCTTTATCCTAAAAGTTCTAAAAATTCAAACGGGAAATTACGTTTGTTATATGAATGCAATCCTATGGCATTTTTGGCTGAACAGGCGAACGGAAAAGCCAGTGACGGTTATACTAGGATTTTGGATATAGAACCTACCGAATTGCACCAGCGTGTACCGTTTATTTGCGGAAGTAGAAATATGGTACAAAAGGTTGAAGAGTTTATGAAAAACTCATGA
- the tig gene encoding trigger factor — translation MNITKENVDALNAIVKVDIVADDYQDKVTEILNNYRKKAIVPGFRKGHVPMGMVKKQYGKSVMIDEINKLLQTSLSKFLVEEKLAILGNPMPKVQDDFSWDSETFSFEFELGLAPEFDVNLRAKNKVTQYKIVAEDAFIDREIINLQSHYGKMSTVDIVTENANVTGTFVNEEKEINKKATISLKDIKEKLNLKKFTGAKVGDVLTLKTKGLFINDHKLAGALGVNRETAGDLDTTVSYTIEEITEIELTDLDQELFNKLFADGSVKTVTELRNRIKKDAEQQFLQQADQQLLNAITEYLIENTTFDLPAGFLQKWIAGSAEETLTEEQASEEYAKSEKGLKYQLIQEKIIKDHDIKLDHEELKEYAKSYIKNQMAQFGNLNPEEKELEDIANRILANQEEAKKLEEQLFSQKLLAFYKANMSFKIKEVTYEDFVKEVYK, via the coding sequence ATGAATATTACAAAAGAAAATGTAGATGCATTAAATGCAATTGTCAAAGTAGATATTGTTGCTGATGACTATCAGGATAAGGTAACGGAAATACTGAATAATTACCGTAAAAAAGCAATTGTTCCCGGGTTTAGAAAAGGGCATGTGCCCATGGGAATGGTTAAAAAGCAATATGGTAAATCCGTAATGATAGACGAGATAAACAAATTGTTGCAAACTTCTTTAAGTAAGTTTCTCGTAGAAGAAAAATTAGCTATTTTAGGAAATCCGATGCCTAAAGTGCAGGATGATTTTTCTTGGGATTCGGAAACTTTTTCTTTTGAATTTGAACTGGGGTTAGCTCCTGAGTTTGATGTAAATCTAAGAGCTAAAAACAAAGTAACACAGTATAAAATTGTTGCGGAAGATGCTTTTATCGACAGAGAAATAATCAATTTACAATCTCATTATGGAAAAATGTCGACCGTAGATATCGTAACGGAAAATGCTAATGTTACAGGAACTTTTGTCAATGAAGAAAAAGAAATAAACAAAAAAGCTACAATTTCACTTAAAGACATCAAAGAGAAATTGAATCTAAAAAAGTTTACAGGAGCAAAAGTAGGTGATGTTTTGACACTAAAAACAAAAGGATTGTTTATAAACGACCACAAATTGGCCGGAGCTTTGGGAGTAAATCGTGAAACTGCCGGTGATTTGGATACTACGGTTTCTTATACCATTGAAGAAATTACCGAAATTGAATTGACAGACTTAGATCAGGAACTATTTAATAAACTGTTTGCTGATGGCAGCGTAAAAACAGTTACCGAATTGAGAAATAGAATTAAGAAAGATGCCGAACAACAGTTTTTACAACAAGCAGACCAGCAGCTTTTAAACGCCATAACGGAGTATTTAATTGAAAATACAACATTTGATCTGCCTGCTGGATTCCTGCAAAAATGGATTGCCGGTTCTGCAGAAGAAACATTAACAGAAGAGCAGGCATCGGAAGAGTATGCCAAATCTGAAAAAGGCTTGAAGTATCAATTGATTCAGGAAAAAATTATAAAAGATCATGATATCAAATTAGATCATGAAGAATTAAAAGAGTATGCCAAAAGCTATATTAAAAATCAAATGGCTCAATTTGGAAATTTGAATCCCGAAGAAAAAGAATTGGAGGATATTGCAAATAGGATTTTAGCAAATCAGGAAGAGGCGAAAAAATTGGAAGAACAACTGTTCTCTCAAAAATTATTAGCTTTTTACAAAGCAAATATGTCTTTTAAGATAAAAGAAGTAACGTATGAAGACTTTGTAAAAGAAGTTTATAAATAG
- the dnaG gene encoding DNA primase, protein MINRNTIDRVFETTRVEEVIGEFVQLKKAGSNFKGLSPFTDEKTPSFMVSPVKQIWKDFSTGKGGNAVSFLMEHEHYSYPEAIKYLAKKYNIEVEETEQTNEQKEQLNEKESMFVVSKFAKEYFHNILLNSTKGKAVGLSYFKERGFRENSISKFELGYALDEWDTFTKAALKKGYDIKYLEQTGLTIVKENKQFDRFKGRVLFPIHSMTGRVLGFGGRILTHDKKAAKYLNSPESEIYHKSKILYGIYHAKKEIARQDNCYLVEGYTDVISFHQSGIENVVASSGTALTSDQIRLIRRLTKNITVLFDGDAAGIRASVRGIDLILEQGMNVKVVTFPNGDDPDSFAKSHSDTELKSYLDDTAQDFINFKVSLLMEDALHDPVKKAALIRDIVTSISKIPDSIQREIYIRACAGMMEISERVLFSELAQIISKTAKENANKNYDSSSSFEVVKTPTAQQPEEINSLYILEKEIIRILLLYGNNEADFINWIEAEDEEGNINIEKEHYTNQVSKELYLNLQEDEIEFTNELFKAVYYEIIHQLNQNDTIATDYFINHENKEITALATEILMDNEKYVLNDWERKNIFVTEAEEILSKLVTDAILNLRRVLIDKKIKDLTKEAQEQKTEAIDLELIHNYIGLKKKLYKKLLRVV, encoded by the coding sequence ATGATTAATAGAAATACCATAGACCGTGTTTTCGAAACTACTCGTGTGGAAGAAGTCATAGGTGAATTTGTACAACTTAAAAAAGCAGGAAGTAATTTTAAGGGATTGAGTCCTTTTACCGATGAGAAAACCCCCTCGTTTATGGTATCTCCCGTAAAACAAATCTGGAAAGACTTCAGTACGGGAAAAGGTGGAAATGCAGTTTCTTTTTTAATGGAGCACGAACACTATTCGTATCCGGAAGCTATCAAATACTTAGCTAAGAAATACAATATAGAAGTGGAAGAAACGGAGCAAACCAATGAACAAAAAGAACAGCTTAATGAAAAAGAGAGTATGTTTGTGGTTTCCAAATTTGCGAAAGAATACTTTCACAATATCTTATTGAACTCTACAAAAGGGAAAGCAGTCGGACTGTCTTACTTTAAAGAGAGAGGGTTTAGAGAAAACAGTATCTCAAAATTTGAACTGGGATATGCTTTAGACGAGTGGGACACATTTACAAAAGCAGCACTCAAAAAAGGGTATGATATAAAATACCTGGAGCAAACAGGGCTCACGATTGTAAAGGAAAACAAGCAGTTCGATCGTTTTAAAGGCCGGGTTTTGTTTCCTATTCACAGTATGACAGGGAGAGTTCTCGGTTTTGGAGGAAGGATTTTAACCCATGATAAAAAAGCAGCTAAATATTTAAATTCACCGGAAAGTGAGATTTACCATAAGAGTAAAATTTTATACGGAATTTATCACGCCAAAAAAGAAATCGCCAGACAAGACAACTGCTATCTGGTAGAAGGTTATACTGATGTAATATCATTTCATCAATCCGGCATTGAGAATGTGGTGGCCTCTTCGGGAACGGCACTCACTTCCGATCAAATAAGGTTAATTAGAAGGCTTACCAAAAATATTACGGTATTATTTGATGGAGATGCTGCCGGAATAAGAGCATCTGTCAGGGGAATAGATTTGATTTTGGAACAAGGAATGAATGTAAAGGTAGTAACCTTTCCCAACGGAGATGACCCGGATAGTTTTGCAAAATCACATTCGGATACCGAACTAAAATCATATTTGGATGATACCGCACAGGACTTTATCAATTTTAAAGTATCTCTGTTAATGGAAGATGCCCTGCATGATCCTGTAAAAAAAGCAGCATTGATACGGGATATTGTAACGAGTATTTCTAAAATTCCCGACAGTATTCAAAGAGAAATATACATAAGGGCATGTGCCGGAATGATGGAAATTTCAGAAAGGGTACTCTTTAGCGAATTAGCACAAATCATTTCAAAAACAGCTAAAGAAAATGCGAACAAGAATTACGACAGTTCATCTTCTTTTGAGGTTGTAAAAACCCCGACAGCACAGCAACCGGAAGAAATCAATTCGTTATATATATTGGAAAAAGAAATTATCAGAATCTTATTGCTCTATGGAAATAACGAAGCTGATTTTATAAACTGGATAGAAGCAGAAGATGAAGAAGGGAATATCAATATAGAAAAAGAGCATTACACCAATCAGGTTTCCAAAGAGCTATACCTAAACCTGCAGGAAGATGAAATTGAATTTACCAATGAACTTTTTAAGGCTGTCTATTATGAAATTATTCATCAATTAAATCAAAATGATACGATAGCAACAGACTATTTTATTAATCATGAGAATAAAGAAATAACAGCATTGGCCACCGAAATTTTAATGGATAATGAAAAATATGTATTAAACGATTGGGAGCGAAAAAATATTTTTGTTACGGAAGCAGAGGAAATATTGTCAAAACTGGTAACCGATGCCATTTTAAATTTAAGAAGGGTTTTAATTGATAAAAAAATTAAAGATTTGACAAAAGAAGCTCAGGAGCAAAAAACGGAAGCAATAGATTTGGAACTTATCCATAACTATATAGGTCTCAAAAAGAAATTGTATAAAAAATTATTAAGAGTAGTTTAA
- a CDS encoding GNAT family N-acetyltransferase, producing the protein MDHIIRLATKDDMAVVHALITELAVFENESDAVSLSVEDLIRDGFSEYPKFKAYVAEVDSKIVGMALFYERYSTWVGKTIHLEDLIVTKNKRGMGIGKKLYNAVLVYALNKGVKRVSWEVLNWNTHAIDFYESTGATILQEWQVVHMKETHLKKCIKGS; encoded by the coding sequence ATGGATCATATCATTCGGCTTGCGACAAAAGATGATATGGCAGTTGTTCACGCGCTCATTACAGAATTAGCTGTATTTGAAAATGAGAGTGATGCGGTTAGCCTATCGGTAGAAGATTTAATACGAGACGGATTTTCGGAATACCCGAAGTTTAAAGCATATGTAGCGGAAGTTGATTCTAAAATTGTTGGGATGGCATTATTCTATGAGAGATATTCTACCTGGGTTGGAAAAACAATTCATTTGGAAGATTTGATTGTTACTAAAAACAAAAGAGGAATGGGAATTGGTAAAAAATTGTATAATGCAGTTTTAGTATATGCCCTAAATAAAGGAGTGAAGAGAGTTTCGTGGGAGGTTTTGAACTGGAACACACATGCCATTGATTTTTATGAGAGCACCGGAGCGACTATTCTGCAAGAATGGCAGGTAGTGCATATGAAGGAAACTCATTTGAAAAAATGTATTAAAGGAAGCTAA
- a CDS encoding aspartate kinase, which yields MKVFKFGGASVKDADSIKNIAAILKYEKAKNIWVVISAMGKMTNAFEKVVHTYIKGDGPENEIEKIADFHFDIMSGLFTKSDPIYDEVNNLLDTLSFFFAQNKNTNYNFIYDQVVCFGELIATKIVSAYFSKTEMGNHWLDARNLIKTDSNFRAARVDWKQTKKNINRHIKKGALTIVQGFIGSNDVNITTTLGREGSDFTAGIFAHCLKAESVTIWKDVEGVLNADPRVFSETTLLKQISYEEAIEMAFYGASVIHPKTIKPLENLEIPLYVRSFIDHKKAGTKVSKGAAIYPVTPCFIVKKNQILVSISSLDFSFMVESNISYIFKQLAAHRLKVNVIQNSAISFSVCIEDHFTNFNTFLEVLKSQYKIDFIKQLTLYTIRHFNEKSKNTILKRGTPVLTQINKETMQIIIKE from the coding sequence ATGAAGGTTTTTAAATTCGGTGGAGCATCGGTTAAAGATGCTGACAGCATTAAAAATATTGCGGCTATTTTAAAATATGAAAAAGCTAAAAATATATGGGTTGTTATTTCCGCTATGGGAAAAATGACCAACGCTTTTGAAAAAGTGGTACATACATATATCAAAGGAGATGGCCCGGAAAATGAAATAGAAAAAATTGCGGATTTTCACTTCGATATTATGAGTGGTTTATTTACAAAATCAGATCCCATATATGATGAAGTAAACAATCTGTTAGATACATTATCCTTTTTCTTTGCTCAAAATAAAAACACGAATTATAATTTTATTTATGACCAGGTGGTATGTTTTGGAGAATTGATTGCTACCAAAATAGTCAGTGCTTACTTCTCTAAAACAGAGATGGGTAACCATTGGCTGGATGCCAGAAACCTCATTAAAACGGATAGTAATTTTAGAGCAGCAAGGGTAGATTGGAAGCAAACGAAAAAAAATATCAACCGGCATATAAAAAAAGGAGCATTGACTATTGTACAAGGGTTTATCGGTAGTAATGATGTGAATATAACGACCACTCTTGGAAGAGAAGGTTCTGATTTTACGGCAGGTATTTTTGCTCATTGTCTAAAAGCGGAAAGCGTAACGATATGGAAAGATGTTGAAGGCGTGTTAAATGCAGATCCCAGGGTTTTTTCCGAAACTACATTATTAAAGCAAATTTCTTATGAAGAAGCAATAGAAATGGCTTTCTACGGGGCTTCCGTAATACACCCCAAGACTATAAAACCGTTAGAAAATCTGGAAATTCCACTTTATGTCCGTTCGTTTATAGATCATAAAAAAGCAGGAACAAAAGTGAGTAAAGGCGCTGCTATTTACCCTGTTACTCCTTGTTTTATTGTAAAGAAAAATCAAATTTTAGTTTCTATTTCTTCTTTGGATTTTTCATTTATGGTAGAGAGTAATATCAGTTATATATTTAAACAATTAGCTGCGCACCGGTTAAAAGTGAATGTAATACAAAATTCTGCTATTAGCTTCTCAGTTTGTATTGAGGATCATTTTACTAATTTTAATACTTTCTTGGAAGTGTTAAAATCACAATACAAAATTGATTTTATCAAGCAGTTAACACTATATACGATACGCCATTTTAACGAAAAGTCAAAAAACACAATTCTTAAAAGAGGAACACCAGTGTTAACACAAATTAATAAGGAAACTATGCAAATTATCATCAAAGAATAA